CCCGCAAGCTGAAAGTGCGCAAATGGCCAGCGCCGTCAGTAGGAATTGTTTTGTAGTTCTCATTTCAATAAGGGTTAGGAATGAATGATTTCGTCGAAAGTGCTTTAGTGAACCTTCGACGGAATGAAAACGCACAATGCGACGAAATTGTTCGGGTGTTCGGGATTGTTTGAAGTTTATTCCGGAGGGGATCCTCGTCCGTTTCATCTCCTCCCATCGCACGCAACGTCTATCGTCTGACAAAAAGAGCGGTCAAAAACATCCTCAGGATGCGCTCCGCAGTAAGCCTCTAAACAATTTTCAGAATAGGCCGTCACCCTGCCGATTGGGCGATTCCCGTTATTCTCTGAGCAGCTCAAGGCGCCCAGTGAGCAGTTGCGAATTGCGTTTGCCATCAGGGCCCGTAAATGTCAGAAAGACGGTCACCGTTTTTTCTTTGAAGTCGATCACTTGGCTCGCAGTCGTGCCGTCGTTTTCTATCCAGTTCACGAAGAAGCGGCTGTTGTCGATGCGTCGTTGAACCATTGTGTTGCGCTCTTCTGCCACGCTACCGTTCACGGTGGTTTTCCTGTGCAGCGTCGTATCATTCAGATATTGTACTTCAGCCTTCATCCCTCCGTCATAGAGCAACTGGACGCGTTGTCCGATCAGCTCGTACGTCGGTTCAGCTTGAGCCGCTTCAACGTTTTCAGAGGAGAGCAGTTTTTTCCGCTTGGCGTTGTTGCTTGCGACAAAGAAGAGGCCGCATAGGGCTAACGCAATCCTAACTGTTTTCTTTTTCATTGCCTGATCACTTTAATGTTTAATCACCGGCAAAGGTACCCCCGGCAGCGCAGCTTTTCGCATGACCCTTTCAATAAGTAGTCCTTGAAAAGCGTGATTCTCCTCATTCGACTCAAAATAGTTCATCCGGAGAGCGTGCTCCCCAAATCTTTGTTCAAAATGATCCATCCGGAGAGCGTGCTCCCCGATTCTTGGTTCAAGGAGATCCCCCGGAGAGGGGCCTTCGAGAAAAAAACGCAGAGAATAAGCCGCTGAGCGTACCTAATCCACGGGCCTAACGACCATGATACCTATCGTGCGCGGGTTACGGGCGGCGTAGGCGTGGAGGGAGGTCGGCTCGACGATGACACGTCCGGCGGAGGAGGAGGCGTGAACGAACGTTACCGTACGCCCGCGTCTGCAAATGATGCCGACGTGCGAGATGTCTAAGCCAGGGACGTTGGTCACGAAGCAGACGATGTCGCCGTCGCGCAGGTAGCCGGCGGCAGAGGGGATGGCGGCCGTCGGGAGGAGGGCATAACCGGTGCGGGCGGAGATCTCGGCCTCCTTGACGCGCAGCAGGTTGACGCGCGTGGGGTGGGAGCGTAGCGCCGCGTAAC
The sequence above is drawn from the Tannerella serpentiformis genome and encodes:
- a CDS encoding MoaF-related domain-containing protein; the encoded protein is MKKKTVRIALALCGLFFVASNNAKRKKLLSSENVEAAQAEPTYELIGQRVQLLYDGGMKAEVQYLNDTTLHRKTTVNGSVAEERNTMVQRRIDNSRFFVNWIENDGTTASQVIDFKEKTVTVFLTFTGPDGKRNSQLLTGRLELLRE